In uncultured Bacteroides sp., the following proteins share a genomic window:
- a CDS encoding LptF/LptG family permease, whose translation MLRIKKLDIFIIRSFILLFLGTFFICLFIFMMQFLWRYVDDLVGKGLAISVLSEFFFYAILTLVPTALPLAVLLASLMTFGNFGERYELLAIKAAGISLIRVMRPLIIFTLFICATSFYFQNVVAPKAQVKLWTLLISMKQKSPELEIPEGVFYDEIEGYNLYIKHKNKDTGTLYNIMIYNFSDGFDNAHIIVADSGKLEMTADKQHLNLHLYSGEMFENLKSQSGSIENVPYRRESFKEKHSIIEFNSNFNMVDESFMNNQYQSKNMVQLQSAVDSMTHIVDSIGQSFYTEAKKYNYTLTGLTKQDTLKIKNSRLSAINTDSLFNNFSLTEKERVVASALSNSQNIGNDWKFKSFNTAETDTRIRKHEMEWHKKIALSLSCLIFFFIGAPLGGIIRKGGLGMPVVISVLIFIIYYIIDTSGYKMARDAKWILWTGMWISSLILAPVGIFFTYKSNNDSVVLNADTYINWIRKIIGIRDTRHLSRKEVIIQDPNYEKGNENLNLLYNECEEYISKNRLKRAPNYFTIWKNNEKDEKVIAINEHLEEIIEDIANSKDIKVLSMLNNYPIMSVHAHRCPFNSQSLNIATGILLPIGIIFYFRIWAFRIRLYKDLKLINKINRDLQDMIRKQKDNI comes from the coding sequence ATGCTACGCATAAAGAAATTAGATATATTCATTATCAGGAGTTTCATCCTCCTTTTTTTAGGGACATTCTTCATCTGCCTTTTCATCTTTATGATGCAATTTTTGTGGAGGTATGTCGACGATTTAGTTGGTAAAGGACTAGCAATAAGCGTTTTATCGGAGTTTTTCTTTTATGCGATACTAACCTTAGTGCCCACAGCTCTCCCTTTGGCTGTTCTGCTCGCATCTTTAATGACTTTTGGTAATTTTGGTGAACGCTATGAACTGCTTGCTATAAAAGCTGCAGGTATATCCTTAATCAGGGTTATGCGTCCCCTTATTATCTTCACTCTTTTTATTTGCGCTACTTCATTCTATTTCCAGAATGTAGTTGCCCCTAAAGCACAAGTAAAGTTATGGACTTTACTAATCTCCATGAAACAGAAATCTCCTGAATTAGAAATTCCTGAAGGAGTTTTTTACGACGAGATTGAGGGTTATAATCTTTATATAAAGCATAAAAACAAAGATACCGGAACATTATATAATATCATGATTTATAATTTCTCTGATGGATTTGATAATGCACATATTATTGTAGCCGATTCCGGCAAGCTGGAAATGACCGCTGATAAGCAACATCTAAATCTACACTTATATAGCGGAGAAATGTTTGAGAATCTGAAATCTCAAAGTGGTTCGATAGAAAATGTGCCTTACAGACGGGAAAGTTTTAAAGAGAAGCATTCAATTATTGAGTTTAATTCCAACTTTAATATGGTTGATGAGAGCTTCATGAACAACCAGTACCAGAGTAAAAACATGGTTCAGCTTCAAAGTGCTGTTGACTCAATGACCCACATCGTAGATAGCATCGGGCAGTCTTTCTACACTGAAGCTAAAAAATACAATTATACTCTAACAGGACTTACTAAGCAGGATACACTTAAAATAAAGAATTCCAGATTATCTGCTATAAATACCGACAGCCTATTCAACAACTTTTCATTAACTGAAAAAGAGAGAGTGGTTGCAAGTGCATTAAGTAATTCTCAGAATATTGGCAACGACTGGAAATTTAAGAGTTTTAATACTGCAGAAACGGATACTCGCATCCGGAAACATGAAATGGAATGGCATAAAAAGATAGCATTATCCCTTTCCTGCCTAATATTCTTCTTCATCGGAGCTCCATTGGGTGGTATCATCCGGAAAGGTGGTCTTGGTATGCCAGTAGTAATTTCTGTTTTAATTTTCATTATCTACTATATAATAGATACATCAGGATATAAGATGGCCAGAGATGCAAAATGGATACTTTGGACTGGCATGTGGATCAGTTCATTAATCTTAGCTCCGGTGGGTATCTTTTTCACCTATAAATCGAATAATGATTCAGTTGTGCTGAATGCCGATACATATATTAACTGGATAAGAAAGATTATCGGCATCCGAGACACCCGCCATCTGTCTAGAAAAGAAGTTATAATTCAGGATCCTAATTATGAAAAAGGGAACGAGAATCTGAATCTATTATATAATGAGTGTGAAGAATACATATCAAAGAATAGGTTAAAAAGGGCACCCAACTATTTTACTATATGGAAGAACAATGAAAAGGATGAAAAAGTCATCGCAATAAATGAGCACCTCGAAGAAATCATTGAAGATATTGCAAATAGTAAAGATATAAAAGTATTAAGTATGCTGAACAACTACCCCATAATGTCTGTTCATGCACATAGATGTCCTTTCAACAGCCAGTCACTTAACATAGCTACCGGTATATTACTACCTATAGGAATCATTTTCTATTTCCGTATATGGGCCTTTAGAATCCGGTTATATAAGGATCTTAAATTAATAAATAAGATAAACAGAGATTTACAAGACATGATTAGAAAACAAAAAGATAATATATAA
- a CDS encoding bifunctional 3,4-dihydroxy-2-butanone-4-phosphate synthase/GTP cyclohydrolase II, which yields MENIKLNTIEEAIEDFREGKFIIVVDDEDRENEGDFIIAAEKITPEKVNFMLKYGRGVLCAPISEERCEELELDMQVSTNTSIYETPFTVTIDLLEGCTTGVSMHDRAATIKALANPDIKPSDFGRPGHINPLRARSRGVLRRSGHTEATVDMARLAGLYPAGALIEIINEDGTMARLPELIEVSKKFDIKIITIKDLIAYRLKMESIIEKGEEVDMPTQYGHFRLIPFRQTSNGLEHIALIKGEWKEDEPVLVRVHSSCMTGDIFGSCRCECGEQLHKAMAEIEKAGKGVVIYMNQEGRGIGLMNKIKAYKLQEEGFDTVDANLHLGFNADERDYGVGAEILREIGVRKMRLITNNPVKRIGLEAYGLEIVENVGIEITPNQYNERYLKTKKERMGHSLHFTK from the coding sequence ATGGAAAATATTAAACTAAATACAATAGAAGAAGCTATTGAAGACTTTCGCGAAGGTAAATTCATAATTGTAGTAGATGATGAAGATCGTGAAAACGAGGGTGATTTTATCATTGCCGCAGAAAAAATAACACCGGAAAAAGTCAACTTCATGTTAAAATATGGGCGCGGAGTTTTATGCGCTCCTATTTCAGAAGAACGTTGCGAGGAGTTAGAACTGGATATGCAGGTTTCAACTAACACCTCTATCTATGAAACTCCTTTCACCGTAACAATAGACTTACTGGAGGGATGCACCACAGGTGTTTCTATGCACGACAGGGCAGCAACAATCAAAGCGCTGGCTAATCCGGATATTAAGCCAAGCGATTTTGGACGTCCGGGACACATTAACCCATTAAGAGCCAGATCACGCGGAGTACTTCGTCGCTCGGGACACACTGAAGCAACAGTTGATATGGCTCGTCTGGCTGGTCTTTATCCAGCAGGTGCATTAATTGAAATCATCAATGAAGATGGAACAATGGCCCGTCTTCCGGAACTTATAGAAGTATCCAAAAAATTCGATATCAAAATCATCACCATCAAAGACCTTATTGCTTACCGTCTAAAGATGGAATCAATTATTGAAAAGGGAGAAGAAGTTGATATGCCAACTCAGTATGGCCATTTCCGCCTTATTCCTTTCCGTCAGACATCAAATGGACTAGAACATATTGCCTTAATAAAAGGTGAATGGAAAGAAGATGAGCCTGTTTTGGTAAGAGTACACTCTTCTTGCATGACTGGTGATATCTTTGGCTCCTGCCGTTGTGAATGTGGCGAGCAATTGCATAAGGCGATGGCCGAAATTGAGAAAGCAGGCAAAGGTGTCGTTATTTACATGAATCAGGAAGGACGTGGCATCGGACTCATGAACAAAATCAAAGCATACAAGCTTCAGGAAGAGGGATTTGATACTGTTGATGCAAACCTGCATTTAGGATTTAATGCAGACGAACGTGATTACGGTGTAGGTGCAGAAATTCTGCGGGAAATAGGTGTTCGTAAAATGAGATTAATCACCAACAACCCGGTTAAACGAATTGGGCTCGAAGCATATGGATTAGAGATTGTGGAAAATGTTGGAATTGAAATTACCCCTAATCAATATAATGAGCGATATTTAAAAACAAAAAAAGAGCGGATGGGGCACTCTCTTCATTTTACAAAGTGA
- a CDS encoding porin family protein — MKKIQNRPYIDQRRLHYGFLIGLHTQDLKFINNGFITENGESWFADVASYSPGFSVGVLGELYLTRSLALRAIPTLHFGDKIVIFKEQASKEETRQQIKSTYLSLPLDLKFSAERFNNYRPYIMAGINPTVDLSIKKNSTLLIKSADCYLEAGVGCDFYLPYFKLIPELKFCFGLSNLLQSNRTDLNDKSLLKYTQSVDKISSRMIVLSFYFE; from the coding sequence ATGAAGAAGATTCAGAATCGTCCTTATATCGATCAAAGGAGACTGCATTATGGCTTCCTCATTGGTCTCCACACTCAGGACCTAAAGTTCATAAACAATGGATTTATTACAGAAAACGGAGAATCATGGTTTGCAGATGTAGCAAGTTATTCTCCTGGATTCAGTGTTGGAGTGTTAGGCGAGCTCTATTTAACCAGGAGCTTGGCACTTCGGGCCATCCCTACACTTCATTTTGGCGACAAAATCGTTATATTCAAAGAGCAAGCAAGTAAAGAAGAGACCAGACAGCAGATAAAATCCACTTACCTGTCTCTTCCTCTGGATTTAAAATTCAGTGCCGAACGGTTTAATAACTACAGACCATATATTATGGCAGGAATTAACCCCACTGTTGATTTAAGCATTAAGAAGAACAGCACTCTGTTAATTAAAAGTGCAGACTGCTATCTTGAAGCAGGTGTAGGCTGTGATTTTTACCTACCCTACTTTAAACTTATCCCTGAACTAAAGTTCTGCTTTGGATTAAGTAACCTTTTGCAATCAAACCGAACCGACTTAAATGACAAGTCTCTCTTAAAATATACACAATCAGTAGATAAGATAAGTTCCCGGATGATCGTATTATCATTCTATTTTGAGTAA
- a CDS encoding 4Fe-4S binding protein, producing the protein MAYVISDDCIACGTCIDECPVEAISEGDIYSINPEICTDCGTCADVCPSEAIHPAN; encoded by the coding sequence ATGGCTTACGTAATTAGTGATGACTGTATTGCTTGTGGAACTTGTATTGATGAGTGTCCAGTAGAAGCTATCTCTGAAGGTGATATCTATTCTATCAATCCAGAAATCTGTACAGATTGTGGAACTTGTGCTGATGTTTGTCCTTCTGAAGCAATACATCCTGCAAATTAA
- a CDS encoding pyridoxal phosphate-dependent aminotransferase, whose amino-acid sequence MNQLSDRLNSLSPSETLAMSQKSNELKAQGIDVINLSVGEPDFFTPDHIKEAAKKAIDDNFSFYSPVPGYLPLRKAIAAKLKNENGLDYKPEQIVCSNGAKQSVCNTLLCIIGPEDEVIIPAPYWVSYIEMVKLAEGKSVIVPAGIEQNFKITPAQLEAAITPKTKAIILCSPSNPTGSVYSKAELKGLVDVLVKYPNIMVIADEIYEHINYIGKHESIAQFPEIKERVALINGVSKAYAMTGWRLGFVAAPEWLAKASNKLQGQYTSGPSSIAQKASEAAFAGDQAPVEEMRKAFERRRNLVLGLIKEIPGLECNTPDGAFYVFPKCNTYFGTSFGDRKINDSADLAMYLLEEGHVACVGGVAFGAPECIRLSYATSDENLVEAIKRIKQALANLK is encoded by the coding sequence ATGAATCAACTTTCAGACCGTTTGAACAGCCTTTCTCCTTCAGAGACTTTAGCAATGTCTCAGAAGAGTAATGAGCTAAAAGCTCAGGGCATTGATGTCATTAATCTTAGTGTAGGAGAACCAGATTTCTTTACTCCTGACCACATTAAGGAAGCTGCTAAAAAAGCTATTGATGACAACTTCTCTTTTTATTCTCCCGTACCAGGCTACTTGCCTCTTCGTAAAGCTATTGCAGCTAAATTAAAGAATGAAAATGGCCTGGATTATAAACCTGAACAAATTGTTTGTTCTAATGGAGCTAAACAATCTGTATGTAATACCTTATTATGTATTATAGGCCCGGAAGATGAAGTCATTATACCAGCCCCATATTGGGTTAGCTATATTGAAATGGTAAAACTAGCTGAAGGTAAGAGCGTAATTGTTCCTGCAGGCATAGAGCAAAACTTCAAAATTACACCAGCTCAATTAGAAGCAGCTATCACTCCAAAGACCAAAGCTATTATTCTTTGTTCCCCATCCAATCCAACAGGTAGTGTTTATAGCAAAGCCGAATTAAAAGGATTAGTCGATGTTTTGGTTAAATATCCTAATATCATGGTTATTGCCGATGAAATCTATGAGCACATCAACTATATCGGAAAGCATGAAAGTATTGCTCAGTTCCCTGAAATCAAAGAGCGTGTTGCTTTGATCAACGGAGTCTCTAAAGCATACGCTATGACAGGTTGGAGACTTGGTTTTGTTGCAGCTCCTGAATGGTTGGCAAAAGCAAGCAATAAACTTCAGGGACAATATACATCAGGTCCTTCTTCTATTGCCCAGAAAGCATCTGAAGCGGCATTTGCTGGAGATCAGGCACCTGTTGAAGAGATGCGCAAAGCATTTGAACGTCGCCGCAATCTTGTTCTTGGATTAATAAAAGAAATTCCGGGACTTGAATGCAACACTCCTGATGGTGCTTTCTATGTATTTCCAAAATGTAACACCTATTTCGGGACATCATTCGGAGATCGTAAAATCAATGATTCTGCAGACTTAGCTATGTATTTACTGGAAGAAGGACACGTAGCTTGTGTTGGAGGTGTTGCATTTGGAGCACCTGAGTGCATTCGCTTATCTTATGCTACTTCAGACGAAAATCTGGTTGAAGCTATTAAAAGAATCAAGCAAGCATTGGCAAACCTGAAATAA